A window of Xiphophorus hellerii strain 12219 chromosome 7, Xiphophorus_hellerii-4.1, whole genome shotgun sequence contains these coding sequences:
- the sik1 gene encoding serine/threonine-protein kinase SIK1 has translation MVIMTDTSRAAQPSPAQGRPLQVGFYEIIRTLGKGNFAVVKLAKHKVTKTQVAIKIIDKTRLSPSNLEKIYREVQIMKLLNHPHIIKLYQVMETKDMLYIVTEYAKNGEMFDHLTSNGRMSEDEARKKFWQILTAVDYCHRHHIVHRDLKTENLLLDANMNIKLADFGFGNFYNAGEPLSTWCGSPPYAAPEVFEGKEYEGPQLDIWSLGVVLYVLVCGSLPFDAPSLPALRQRVTEGRFRIPFFMSQDCENLIRKMLVVDPAKRISVTQIKQHRWMLADPSAAHQTLSHSLTEYNSNLGDYSEPVLGIMNTLGIDRQRTIESLQSSSYNHFSAIYYLLLERVQEHRAQQLSRQCGTWSQRPRSTSDSACPEVIMESSERFRSTPFSLPSKNTPPVYSEVECDQGGLFQRVVFPVEASLNRLLWNRSISPNSLLETSISEEVRPRDLEEEEATQSLGPLLPPTTSRRHTVAEVSARFHQCNPPCIVVSPSDGASSDSCLKSSCSPAPTLQSAVGEMSTLLASRAEGGTGLPAGAPLALSSHLVPQAQSSLPAVSFQEGRRASDTSLTQGLKAFRQQLRKNTRTKGLLGLNKIKGLTRQVVPPPTSNRGSRGSLGPAFSEHRSMLEEVLHQQRMLQIQHQPQPQVQAPQTGPTQNPLLFLAQQQSPSPPPSSTFSPSSIFDAPAVQPALPPPPPQQPAPAGLWHQTLESSSFSGCSSPTSSCYSSSMSPVASAAYMLEARLHISQQPQPLPFAVLQQPQSAAQSPFPVPSKLAVWSMGPVSGADSGMQELGLAGQQQLSSCVMVK, from the exons ATGGTGATCATGACAGACACCAGCAGGGCTGCTCAGCCCAGCCCTGCGCAGGGGAGGCCACTTCAGGTCGGCTTCTATGAGATCATCCGCACCCTGGGGAAAGGAAACTTTGCAGTGGTGAAACTGGCCAAGCACAAAGTCACCAAAACACAG GTGGCAATAAAAATCATTGATAAGACCAGACTGAGCCCCTCTAACCTGGAGAAAATTTACAGAGAGGTGCAGATAATGAAGCTGCTGAACCATCCCCATATCATCAAGCTCTACCAG GTCATGGAGACCAAAGACATGCTGTACATTGTCACAGAGTATGCAAAGAACGGTGAGATGTTCG ACCACCTGACCTCAAACGGCCGCATGAGTGAAGACGAGGCACGGAAGAAGTTCTGGCAGATCCTCACGGCCGTGGACTACTGCCACCGGCATCACATCGTTCACCGCGACCTCAAAACCGAGAACCTGCTGCTGGATGCCAACATGAACATCAAACTGGCCG ACTTTGGATTTGGGAACTTCTACAACGCAGGGGAGCCTCTGTCTACGTGGTGCGGCAGCCCGCCTTACGCCGCTCCCGAAGTGTTTGAGGGGAAAGAGTATGAGGGACCACAGCTTGACATTTGG AGCCTCGGTGTAGTGCTTTACGTTCTGGTCTGCGGCTCTCTTCCGTTCGATGCACCCAGCCTTCCCGCTCTCAGACAGAGAGTCACAGAGGGACGATTCAGGATTCCCTTCTTCATGTCCCAAG ACTGTGAAAATCTGATCCGTAAGATGCTTGTGGTGGACCCGGCCAAAAGGATCAGCGTAACCCAGATCAAGCAGCACCGCTGGATGCTGGCCGACCCGTCGGCTGCCCACCAGACCCTCAGCCATTCCCTCACAGAGTACAACTCCAACCTGGGCGATTACAGCGAACCGGTGCTGGGCATCATGAACACGCTGGGCATCGATCGCCAGAGGACAATCGAG tctctgcagagcagcagctaTAATCACTTTTCCGCCATCTACTACCTGCTGCTGGAGCGAGTGCAAGAGCATCGCGCTCAGCAACTGAGTCGTCAGTGTGGGACCTGGAGCCAGAGGCCCCGCAGTACGTCCGACTCCGCCTGCCCAGAG GTCATCATGGAGTCCAGTGAGCGTTTTAGATCTACTCCTTTCTCACTCCCATCCAAAAACACTCCTCCTGTGTACTCCGAGGTGGAGTGCGACCAAGGTGGACTATTCCAG CGGGTGGTGTTCCCGGTGGAGGCCAGCCTGAACAGACTCCTCTGGAACCGCTCCATCTCACCCAACAGCCTGCTGGAGACCAGCATCAGCGAGGAGGTGCGTCCCAGggacctggaggaggaggaggccaCGCAGAGCCTCGGGCCCTTGCTTCCGCCCACAACGTCCCGCAGACACACTGTGGCCGAGGTCTCCGCCCGTTTCCACCAGTGCAACCCTCCAT GTATTGTGGTGAGTCCCTCAGACGGAGCGTCGTCAGACAGCTGTCTGAAGTCCTCATGCAGTCCCGCTCCCACACTGCAGTCTGCTGTGGGGGAGATGTCAACACTTCTGGCCTCCAGGGCTGAAGGTGGAACTGGGCTTCCTGCCGGAGCTCCTCTGGCTCTCTCTTCCCACCTGGTTCCCCAAGCTCAGAGCAGCCTGCCCGCTGTCAGCTTCCAGGAAGGCCGCAGGGCCTCCGACACCTCCCTCACACAAG GCCTCAAAGCTTTCCGCCAACAGCTGAGGAAAAACACGCGCACCAAAGGCCTTCTGGGGTTGAATAAGATCAAAGGTCTGACCAGGCAGGTCGTTCCCCCGCCCACCTCCAACCGTGGCAGCCGAGGCTCCCTCGGCCCGGCCTTCTCCGAGCATCGCAGCATGCTGGAGGAGGTGCTGCACCAGCAAAG GATGCTGCAGATTCAGCACCAACCTCAACCCCAGGTCCAGGCCCCCCAGACCGGACCTACCCAGAACCCCCTGCTCTTCCTGGCCCAGCAGCAGTCGCCCTCTCCTCCACCCTCATCCACGTTTTCCCCTTCCTCCATCTTTGATGCTCCCGCCGTCCAGCCCGccctgcctcctcctcctcctcagcagcCGGCTCCGGCGGGCCTCTGGCATCAAACCCTGGagtcctcctccttctctgGCTGCTCCTCGCCTACGTCCAGCTGCTACTCCTCCTCCATGTCCCCCGTGGCCTCCGCCGCCTACATGCTCGAGGCGCGCCTGCACATCAGCCAGCAGCCCCAGCCTCTCCCCTTCGCCGTCCTGCAGCAGCCTCAGTCCGCAGCACAAAGCCCCTTCCCCGTCCCGTCCAAGCTGGCTGTGTGGAGCATGGGCCCGGTCTCCGGCGCCGACTCCGGCATGCAGGAGCTGGGCCTGGCCggacagcagcagctcagcagctGCGTGATGGTGAAATAA